CGGGCATTCCCAAGATCCTGACGATCGACTCGGAAGAGGTTCGCAGCGCCATCTCGGAGCAGGTCGAAACCATTGTCGAAACGGTACGGATCGCCCTGGAACAGACTCCGCCCGAACTCGCAGCGGATATCGTGGACAAAGGCATCATGTTGACGGGCGGCGGCTCCCTGCTCAAAAACCTCGATGTGCTGCTGCGGGAAGAGACGAAGCTGCCGATAACGGTGGCGGAAGACCCCCTCGCGGCCGTCGTGCTTGGTTCCGGAAAGGCATTGGATACGCTGGCTATTTTGAAGGAGGTCGCCGTAAGCACCTAGCCGGTCTCCCCTCCCAAAAAAGGCTTTTTGACCCATGTCGGAAGCGCAGCGCCGAGCCGCCCGCCCTCTTCGGGATAAGGGGCTTCCGCGATGCAGATGGATTGGAGAGAGCATTTATTACCGGTGCCCTGCCGAGAAAAGCGCCTCATTGTATTGAACCGAATCGGAATGCCTGGATGCTGTGAGCTTTTTTCGCAGAATTTGGATATGGGTTTTTTTTCTGGCCTTCGTCCTGTTCCTCTTTTCATCGAGCCCGAACAGCGGCAACAGCTGGAGTTCGCTTGAGAGGCTGTTTGTCGAGCTTACCGCCCCTCTTCAGAATTTGTTCACCCGGACGGTCCAGGCGACCAAGGATTTCTGGCTCGACTATTTCTATCTTGTCGATGTGCGCCAGGAAAACGAGCGTTTCAAAGCCGAAATCCAATCTCTCAGGATGGAGAATCAGCGCTATCGGGAGATGGCAGCTGGCTACGAGCGCCTGCAGAACCTGCTCCAATTCCGGCGCACCATCGCCCATCCGGTTCTCGCCGCCCGTGTGATCGGCCGGGATCCGAGCGGCTGGTTCAAGTCCATCATCATCGACAAGGGTGCAAAAGACGGATTGACCGCCAGCATGCCCGTGGTCAATGCCGACGGCCTTGTGGGGCGTATCGTAGCCGTTTCACCCCATTATGCCCAAGTTCTTCTCCTGATCGACCAGAACAGCGCCGTGGACATCCTCATCCTGCCGTCACGGGATCGGGGAATCCTGCGGGGGCAATCTTCGGAAGCCTGTCGATTGGAATACGTCGCAAAAGCTTCGAGCGTCCGGAAAGGCGATCCGGTTATCACCTCCGGGCTCGCCGGCGTCTTTCCCAAAGGCATCCCGGTCGGCCATGTCCTGACCGTTGCGGAACCCCGCGGCGAGCTGTTCAAGGAGGTCACCCTCAGAACCGCTGTGGATTTTTCGAAGCTCGAAGAAGTGCTGGTCATTTTGAAACCCAGGGAGGAAGAGACATCCATCTTCAGGAACGAACAAACAGACAAGTAGTTTTGCACACCTTCCTTTGGCTCCTGGGTCTGACCTACACCCTTCTGAGGGGAAACCTTGCCGAACGGTTCGACGTCCTTTTTTCTCACCTGGACATCCTGACGGTCCTGACGGTCTATGCCTTCTACGCCTTCGGGGCTGTCTCCGCAGGCGTATTCGCACTTGCGCAGGGGCTCTGCATGGACCTTTTCAGCCATGGGAAGGCCGGCCTATTTCCTCTCCTGTATCTCACCACGGTGGCGGCGGTAGCTGTTCTTCGGCGTCTTTTCGAACTCGGAAACCCCAAAGGCCAGGTGATCATCTGCACCGCCGCGGAAATCTGCATTCATACCGTTCGAGTATTTCTCTTCATCCTGCTCTTCCCGGCGCTCTCTCCCTCGTTTCAATCCTTCTTGAACTCAGCCCTGATTTCTGCCACCATGACAGGGCTGTCAGGGCCGATCATCTTCCTCCTGCTTGACCGGCTGGGCGCCGTCCTGGCGAAAGGCGCCACCAGCGCACCGAATGGGAAGATCGAGTGACGTCTGCCTGCCGGCTGAGCAGCGCCCTGCCGCTTCCTTTCAACCGAACATCGAACAGATGATGGAGAAGCAATCGATTTGCACACCTTCGGGTCTGATTCCACCTCTGCTAAAATCCTGCACCGGCATATCCGGATCGCAGTGGTGCTGGCGTTTTCGGCCTTCGCCGTGCTGATGCTGCGGCTGTGGTTCCTGCAGATCCTGCAGGGGCCGACGTTCAGGGAAAAATCCGAGAACAACCGAATCCGGCTCCGCGATATCGCTCCTTTCCGGGGGATGATTCTCGACCGCAACGGAGAGGTCCTGGCCGACAACAGGCCGGCGTATGATCTTTACTTCATCCCTGAAGAGGTTCAAGACCAGGACCGGCTTTTGAACGAACTGTCTCAAATGACGGGTCTCGATCCGCTCAAGGCACGAGCTGCCATCGACAAGACAGGCGCCCGTTACCCCTTTCTGCCCGTCTGCCTCATCCGTGACATGCAGCGCGATCAATTGGCGAAGGTGGAGACGCATCTTTATGACATGCCCGGCCTGTTCATTCAGGTGCAGCCGCAGCGGCACTATGTCTGGGATGACTTCGCCACCCATCTCATCGGATATGTCGGCGAAATCACGGAACAACAACTGAAAAGCGGCCGTTTTGCCGATAACAAGCCGGGAGACCTCATCGGAAAATCCGGCATCGAGGCCCGCTGGCAGGCCCATTTGGGCGGCGTCCGGGGCGGCGAACAGGTGGAAGTCGACGCCTCGGGCCGCCAAATCAGGGTTGTTTCCCGCAAGGCCCCCCTTCCAGGGGCCAACGTCCACCTCACCATCGACCGCAGGCTTCAGAGTGTCGCAGAAGATTGCCTCGCGGGTAAAACGGGCGCCATCGTGGCGCTGGACCCGGCCAGCGGCCAGGTTCTGGCGCTCGCGAGCAGCCCCGATTACGACCCTAACGTCTTTGTCGGCGGCATCGACAGGACCCTCTGGAAGGCAATGATCAGTGCCGAATCGAGCCCTCTGCAAAACAGGGCCCTGTGCGGTCAATATCCACCGGGATCCATATTCAAGATCGTGGTCGCCCTGGCCGGACTTCAGGAAGGGCTGATAACCCCCTCCGAAACGGCCTTCTGCAACGGCGTGTACGCCATAGGAAATTACAAATACCGCTGCTGGAGGCGGCAGGGTCACGGCCACATGGACCTGCAGCAGGCCCTCGTGCAGTCCTGTGATGTCTATTTCTACCTTCTCGGCAAAAAGCTGGGCATCGAGCGGATCGCGCGCTATGCGCGTGCTTTCGGGCTGGGGCAGCCTACCGGCTTCGACGCAGGGGACGAAAAGGCAGGATTGATCCCCGACAACGACTGGAAGAAAAAAACCTACGGCGTATCCTGGCAATTGGGAGAAACCCTGATCTCGTCCATAGGACAAAGCTTCGTCCTCGTGACCCCGATCCAGATGGCCACCCTCTTTTCAGCCGTCTTCAACGGCGGCCTCATTTATCAACCGCAGGTCACGAAAGAGGTGGTCGGCAGGAACAACGAAACGATCTTCCGGTTCGAACCGGTGGTCAAACAGAAGGTGCCCATCGACAAGGCCCATCTCGAGCGGGTCAAGCAAGCCCTGGTCGGTGTGGTCGAAGGTCCGCGGGGCACCGGCTCACGCTGCAGGATCGAGGGATGTTCCGTTGGTGGCAAAACCGGGACCGCTCAGGTTGTCGCCCTTGAAAAAGCGAAGCATTATGAAGACGAATCGGACATCCCCTGGCGGTACAGGGACCATGCTTGGTTCGTGGCCGTCGCACCGGCCGAGGATCCCAGAATCGCGGTCGCCGTTCTCGTCGAGCACGGGGGCCATGGGGGAAGCGCGGCCGCCCCGCTGGCCAAAACGGTGATCGAATCCTATATGGAATCCCCCGTGCGATCCGCCGGCGAAACCGGCAGACCGAAAGATACATCGGGGTAAAGCATGATCGACCGCAGACTCATTCAGAACTTCGATTGGCTCCTGCTCTTCATGATTGCAGGCATCGCCGTCATGAGCATTGCCAACCTTTACAGCGCCACTTACGCCGTGCGGGACATCGGCGGGTCTCAGGTCTTTTACAAACAGATCTACTGGTTCCTGATCGGGTTCAGCTTCCTGCTGATCATGACGACCTTCAACTACACCCATTTGGAACGTTTCGCCTACCCTGCTTACGCGATATCCATCCTGCTTCTGGTTCTCGTCCTGGTGGTCGGCAAAGTCACCTCGGGTTCTCAACGCTGGATCGCCCTCGGGCCAGTCACGTTCCAGCCCTCGGAATTAGCGAAATTCACGCTCGTCCTGGTCCTGGCCAAATTCATTTGTAATCGGGGAATGCAGAGAAGCTATCATTTGAGAGATCTCTGGCAGCCCTTCCTCCTGATCGCCCTGCCTGCAGCCCTGATTCTCAAGGAGCCCGATCTCGGAACGGCACTCCTCCTGGTTGCAGTGGGCGGATCCATGATCCTGGTAGTCGGTATTCACTGGAAATCCTTACTGATTATTCTCTGCTCCACCATGGCCGCAGCCCCGCTGATCTGGATGAAGCTGAAGCCCTACCAGCAAACCCGAATCCTGACCTTCCTCAACCCGGACCTGGACCCGCTGGGATCGAGTTACCACATCAATCAATCCAAAATTGCGATCGGGTCCGGGCTCTTCTGGGGCAAGGGCTTCCTTCACGGCACCCAGACGCGGCTTCATTTTCTGCCGGAGCAGCACACAGACTTCGCCTTTTCGGTGCTGGCCGAGGAATGGGGCCTTCTCGGAGCCGGTTTTCTGCTGATGTTCTACCTCGGCGTCATCATCTGGGGCCTGATGATCGCCGCCAACTCGCGGGACCGGTTCGGCTCCGTGCTGGCCATCGGGATCGTGGCCATCGTCTTCTGGCAGGTCCTGATCAATGTCGGCATGGTGACGGGGATCCTGCCCGTCGTGGGCATTCCACTGGTCCTTTTCAGCTACGGGGGCTCATCCCTCGTCACCACCATGATCCTGCTCGGGCTGCTGATGAACATCAGCATGCGCCGATTCATGTTTCAATAGAATGAGAATTTTTCATCCCCAAACGAGCGTCTTGAACCTTGCAAGGCAGACGCGCCGGGTTTTGCCGCACAACCCAACGCCTTTTTCCGGCCGGATCCGGAGCTGACGATGCCGCCCTCTTCCCCTAAGAAACAGCCCCCTTTCAAGGCCGCAGGAGCAAACGATCCCCGCCCGGAGGTCCGGCGGATGTTCAGCGAAATTTCGGCCCGCTACGATCTGATGAATCGGCTGATGACCTTTGACCGCGATCGGAATTGGAAACGCGAGGTCATCCGGCGCGCGCGCCTGCAATCTGGACACCGTCTGCTGGATGTTGGAACAGGAACGGGAGGCATCGCCTTCGAGGCCCAGAAAAGCTGCCGGGAGGTCACTATCACTGCCGTGGATTTTACCCGGCCTATGCTCGAGATAGGCCGTGCACGCGATCGGAAAAACACGATATCCTGGTGCCAGGCCGACGCATTGCGCCTTCCCTTCGAGGATGCGGCCTTCGATGCCGTCACCTCGGGCTACCTCATTCGGAACGTCCCCGACCCGCTGCGGGCTTTCGAAGAGCAGATGCGCGTCCTCAAGCCGGGGGGGCGCGTGGTATGCCTCGACACATCCCCGCCGCCGCCAGGGCCGCTAGCGCCTTTCGTCCGCTTCTATCTGCGGCGCGTCATCCCGTTCCTCGGAGAGATCATTGCGGGCAACCGTTCGGCCTACACCTATCTCCCCGAAACGACCCAAGCCTTCTTCGAACCCGCACGCCTCGCCGCCCTCATGCGCGAGGCCGGCTTCGAGCGCGTCTCATACCGGCAATTCATGTTCCATACGATCACGGTCCATACCGGCGAGCGCCCTCTCACACGCTGAGCCTCAGGACCTTATCGGGCAAAAAACCGCTTATGAAGGAAGGATGCCTTCGATCAGCCTCAGCAGATGATCGCGGCGCCGCATGCCGGTTATCCAAGCCTCCGGCACCCCTTGCATTCCGTTGTGCGCCCCCAGCACCAAACCCGCCAGCATGCCGCGGCCGGCGCTGTCGCCTCCGCCCATGACACCCTGAACCAGGGCCTCCTTCAGGTTGTCCGGATATTTCTCGATCAAATGGATCACCCCCGGAAACGCCTCCGGGGCGTGGCAGCTCTGGCCGAAAGCGAGGATCGCCTTGACGCTCTCTCTTTCGACCGATCCACGGCCTTGCTGAACCCATTTCTCGATCACGGACCCGGTGTAATGCTCTTTCACCACATCGGAGATCGCATCCCCGGGGGTCTGTCCATGCAGGATCGCGTGGACCACGCGGGCGAAAAACTCGGCGCTCTCGACGGTCCACTGATCGGCGTGGGTCATGCGGGTCTGCTCCCTGGCGGACGCCACGAGGGCGCCGAGATCATCCGCATACAGGTAGACGAGGGGGGCGATGCGTGCAGCCCCGGCCAGGTCGTTCGAAGGGGAGCCGGGGTC
The DNA window shown above is from Desulfatiglans anilini DSM 4660 and carries:
- the mreC gene encoding rod shape-determining protein MreC, with protein sequence MSFFRRIWIWVFFLAFVLFLFSSSPNSGNSWSSLERLFVELTAPLQNLFTRTVQATKDFWLDYFYLVDVRQENERFKAEIQSLRMENQRYREMAAGYERLQNLLQFRRTIAHPVLAARVIGRDPSGWFKSIIIDKGAKDGLTASMPVVNADGLVGRIVAVSPHYAQVLLLIDQNSAVDILILPSRDRGILRGQSSEACRLEYVAKASSVRKGDPVITSGLAGVFPKGIPVGHVLTVAEPRGELFKEVTLRTAVDFSKLEEVLVILKPREEETSIFRNEQTDK
- the mrdA gene encoding penicillin-binding protein 2; the protein is MHTFGSDSTSAKILHRHIRIAVVLAFSAFAVLMLRLWFLQILQGPTFREKSENNRIRLRDIAPFRGMILDRNGEVLADNRPAYDLYFIPEEVQDQDRLLNELSQMTGLDPLKARAAIDKTGARYPFLPVCLIRDMQRDQLAKVETHLYDMPGLFIQVQPQRHYVWDDFATHLIGYVGEITEQQLKSGRFADNKPGDLIGKSGIEARWQAHLGGVRGGEQVEVDASGRQIRVVSRKAPLPGANVHLTIDRRLQSVAEDCLAGKTGAIVALDPASGQVLALASSPDYDPNVFVGGIDRTLWKAMISAESSPLQNRALCGQYPPGSIFKIVVALAGLQEGLITPSETAFCNGVYAIGNYKYRCWRRQGHGHMDLQQALVQSCDVYFYLLGKKLGIERIARYARAFGLGQPTGFDAGDEKAGLIPDNDWKKKTYGVSWQLGETLISSIGQSFVLVTPIQMATLFSAVFNGGLIYQPQVTKEVVGRNNETIFRFEPVVKQKVPIDKAHLERVKQALVGVVEGPRGTGSRCRIEGCSVGGKTGTAQVVALEKAKHYEDESDIPWRYRDHAWFVAVAPAEDPRIAVAVLVEHGGHGGSAAAPLAKTVIESYMESPVRSAGETGRPKDTSG
- the rodA gene encoding rod shape-determining protein RodA, which codes for MIDRRLIQNFDWLLLFMIAGIAVMSIANLYSATYAVRDIGGSQVFYKQIYWFLIGFSFLLIMTTFNYTHLERFAYPAYAISILLLVLVLVVGKVTSGSQRWIALGPVTFQPSELAKFTLVLVLAKFICNRGMQRSYHLRDLWQPFLLIALPAALILKEPDLGTALLLVAVGGSMILVVGIHWKSLLIILCSTMAAAPLIWMKLKPYQQTRILTFLNPDLDPLGSSYHINQSKIAIGSGLFWGKGFLHGTQTRLHFLPEQHTDFAFSVLAEEWGLLGAGFLLMFYLGVIIWGLMIAANSRDRFGSVLAIGIVAIVFWQVLINVGMVTGILPVVGIPLVLFSYGGSSLVTTMILLGLLMNISMRRFMFQ
- a CDS encoding ubiquinone/menaquinone biosynthesis methyltransferase, translating into MPPSSPKKQPPFKAAGANDPRPEVRRMFSEISARYDLMNRLMTFDRDRNWKREVIRRARLQSGHRLLDVGTGTGGIAFEAQKSCREVTITAVDFTRPMLEIGRARDRKNTISWCQADALRLPFEDAAFDAVTSGYLIRNVPDPLRAFEEQMRVLKPGGRVVCLDTSPPPPGPLAPFVRFYLRRVIPFLGEIIAGNRSAYTYLPETTQAFFEPARLAALMREAGFERVSYRQFMFHTITVHTGERPLTR
- a CDS encoding ADP-ribosylglycohydrolase family protein — its product is MKERSKAAVLASFAGDALALGAHWIYDTNQILKRFGRIENLLGPSPDSYHPTKTKGDFTHYGDQMLVLLESLADLQRFDLRDFSERWRALFNGYEGYVDQATRMTLSRYAEGKTWRDPGSPSNDLAGAARIAPLVYLYADDLGALVASAREQTRMTHADQWTVESAEFFARVVHAILHGQTPGDAISDVVKEHYTGSVIEKWVQQGRGSVERESVKAILAFGQSCHAPEAFPGVIHLIEKYPDNLKEALVQGVMGGGDSAGRGMLAGLVLGAHNGMQGVPEAWITGMRRRDHLLRLIEGILPS